Proteins from a genomic interval of Odontesthes bonariensis isolate fOdoBon6 chromosome 7, fOdoBon6.hap1, whole genome shotgun sequence:
- the prmt7 gene encoding protein arginine N-methyltransferase 7 — MKTFCGRANPTTGALDWVEESEEYDYHQEIARSCYADMLHDHDRNEKYYRGIRGAVARVKARGERVVVLDIGTGTGLLSMMAVTAGADLCYAVEVFKPMAEAALSIVEKNGFSDKIKIINKHSTDVTVGPDGDMQVKANVLITELFDTELIGEGALPSYEHAHQNLVQEGCEAVPHRATVYAQLVDSELLQCWAQLQPAEVEGARLVPPAAVGRCAGAHSVCDIQLSQVSPASFTALSPLCTMFSVDFSKPVSSAFQSHSSQFVAQSGGRAQVVLSWWDLDMDPGGSIICSMAPSWTYAQPETAPWRDHWMQSVYFLPEESRVSEGDELRLTVCHDDYSLWYSLQANSQRDAQTEAPPSRPCCTCQAHLVWTRPRFGELNDRRRTESYVSALRSVLRDDSVCLSVSDGSLLPAFARVLGAEKVFSLENSRMSKQLIEQVLEANSMKGGVQLLEIRPEQLTGNDVGGKQISVLMGEPYFSTSLLPWHSLFFWYCRSALAGLLRPDATILPCAASLHMVAVEFQDLWRIRAPCGTCEGFDVTPMDEMIQRSLDFRESREAEPHPLWEYPCRALTESTAVMKFDFTQSVPQQPISSQGSLPFTRAGRCHGVALWMEYHLTDDITVSAGLTGPISEQGDCEWSRHRKQGVYFFSSAWDSSGDGRAAVTYNLSFEPTLGDIKMDFSVTTQ, encoded by the exons ATGAAGACCTTCTGTGGGAGAGCTAACCCGACCACCGGAGCTTTGGACTGGGTGGAGGAGAGCGAAGAATACGACTACCACCAGGAGATAGCCAG GTCCTGTTACGCTGACATGCTGCATGATCACGACAGG aaTGAGAAGTACTATCGGGGCATCCGGGGTGCCGTAGCCAGAGTAAAGGCTCGCGGCGAGAGGGTCGTCGTCCTGGACATCGGGACCGGAACCGGCCTCCTGTCAATGATGGCCGTCACTGCCGGAGCTGACCTCTGCTACGCTGTGGAG GTTTTTAAGCCCATGGCGGAGGCGGCTCTGTCCATCGTGGAGAAAAACGGCTTCTCTGACAAGATCAAGATCATCAACAAACACTCGACAGACGTGACGGTGGGACCAG ATGGAGACATGCAGGTGAAAGCCAACGTGCTGATCACTGAGCTGTTTGATACCGAGCTGATAGGTGAAGGAGCTCTGCCCAGCTATGAGCATGCCCATCAGAATCTGGTCCAG GAGGGCTGTGAGGCCGTGCCCCACCGAGCCACAGTCTACGCCCAGCTGGTGGATTCGGAGCTGCTGCAGTGCTGGGCGCAGCTGCAGCCGGCGGAGGTGGAAGGGGCTCGGCTTGTCCCGCCGGCCGCCGTCGGCCGCTGTGCCGGCGCTCACTCGGTGTGCGACATCCAGCTGAGCCAGGTTTCTCCTGCCAGCTTCACCGCCCTCAGTCCTCTGTGCACCATGTTCAG CGTGGACTTCAGTAAACCGGTAAGCAGTGCCTTCCAGTCCCACTCCTCCCAGTTTGTGGCCCAGTCAGGCGGTCGGGCCCAGGTCGTCCTGTCCTGGTGGGACCTGGACATGGACCCCGGTGGAAGTATTATTTGCAGCATGGCTCCCAGCTGGACGTACGCGCAGCCAGAGACGGCCCCG TGGCGGGATCACTGGATGCAGAGCGTGTACTTCCTGCCTGAGGAGAGCCGAGTGTCAGAGGGAGACGAGCTCAGGCTGACGGTGTGCCATGATGACTACAGTCTGTGGTACAGCCTGCAGGCTAACAG CCAGCGGGATGCACAGACTGAAGCTCCTCCCTCTCGGCCTTGTTGCACCTGCCAGGCTCACCTGGTTTGGACTCGGCCGCGTTTCGGCGAACTCAACGACAGGCGGCGTACAGAGAGCTACGTCAGCGCCCTGCGCAGC GTCCTGAGAGACGACAGCGTCTGCCTCTCTGTCAGCGACGGCAGTCTACTTCCTGCGTTTGCTCGTGTGCTCGGAGCTGAGAAG GTGTTCAGTTTGGAAAACTCCAGAATGTCTAAACAGCTCATTGAGCAG GTGTTGGAAGCTAACTCGATGAAAGGTGGCGTCCAGCTGCTGGAGATCAGACCCGAGCAGCTCACCGGTAATGATGTCGGAGGGAAACAG ATCTCAGTCCTGATGGGTGAGCCGTACTTCAGCACCAGCCTCTTACCGTGGCACTCGCTCTTCTTCTGGTACTGTCGCAGCGCCCTGGCAGGCCTCCTGCGACCCGACGCCACCATCCTGCCCTGCGCTGCCTCCCTGCACATGGTGGCTGTGGAGTTCCAG GATTTATGGAGGATAAGAGCACCGTGTGGAACCTGTGAGGGCTTCGATGTGACTCCCATGGATGAAATGATTCAG CGGTCTTTGGATTTCCGTGAGTCCCGCGAGGCGGAGCCCCACCCCCTGTGGGAGTACCCCTGTCGGGCCCTGACTGAGTCCACCGCCGTCATGAAGTTCGACTTCACACAGAGCGTCCCTcagcagccaatcagcagcCAGGGCTCACTTCCTTTTACAAG GGCGGGCCGCTGCCACGGTGTTGCCTTATGGATGGAATACCACctaactgatgacatcactgtcAGCGCAGGTCTAACTGGACCAATCAGTGAGCAG GGCGACTGCGAGTG